ACACAACCCGGCAGCGTCGTTTATGTTGTAGACGGGCACATCCAGGTCAAGTTCTCCGTCAGAAGCGACGGCAAACAACGAAGGGTCGTGGTGCTCGCCACGGCAGAGAAGTTTCTTGCTGAGCCGACGTCTATGAACTTCGATTTTCGGCATTGTACTGCGTTTGAATCCTTCAGTCAGAACAATATCAACATCTGCAGTGTAATCAGCTAAGGTTGCGCTCAGTTCCGGTTCCCGGTCCGGTGGAATCTGTTTAATCATGGCTATTTTCCCTGCCGAAGTGATCAATGTGGTATCCGCTCCGGCCTGAGTGAGTCGCCAGGAATCCTTGCCTTCATGATCGATGCTGAAATTGTGAGCGTCATGTTTGACTGCGCCGACCCGATAACCGCGTTTTTTCAGTTCAGTGATTAATTTTTCCAGCAAGGTGGTTTTTCCTGTGCCGCTTTTGGCGACGACGGAAATCACGGGTGGGGCCATGTTTTTCTCCTTGAGTCGGGTAGGGGGCGAAGGCAAGTCTTTCCCATGTCAGGTTGTTCCTTCAACCATGACTTTTCGATAATCATCAATGTTGCTTTAACTTTTCCCAATGTCCATTGTTATTTCAGGTATGGAAACGTTTGGGCCAGTACGAAAGCAGTTTGGTTGTGATTCATGTCGTTTGTCAACTTTCTATTTCAATGACTGTCGGGGTTGATCAGGGCGTGTCGCTCTGTTATGAGTGGTGAAATAAGCATCAGCTTGAACGAAATACAAACCTGTCCTTTCAGCGGGTTGTAATAACCGGAAGGTCATTTAAAGAAATAATTTCAAGAGGCTAAAAAAAAGAAAAATTGTTTTGCTTTCTCCAATATTTCTCTCAAAAAACTTGCTTTAGAGCTTATTTTGATGACAATATATAAAGTTTGAAAAAAGATATATGTTGGATCATATAGAGGAGACGGAATGGAGTTTGTTCGTGCCAAAAGTGCTGGTTTCTGTATGGGGGTGAGTCTGGCACTACACAAGTTAGATGACATTATTGAGAAAAAAGATATTCCTGGAGATATTTACATTCTTGGGTCCATTATCCATAATCCTCAGGTTGTCGAAGAGTATGCCGGCAAAGGGGTTATCAGTGCAGATTCTCCAGAGGAAATACCTTCCGGTTCTATTGTCGTCATCCGTGCTCACGGCATTACCAAACAGGTGCAACAATCATTGTCCAGACGTGGCATTCATGTGATCGATGCCACCTGTCCAAAAGTTAAGGATGCCTGTCTGCTTATTGAGGAGAACACTGCTGATGACAGGGTTCTTTTGTTGTTTGGAGAGGAGTTCCATCCTGAAGTTAAGTGTTTGCTGAGTTATGCTGCCGGGGAGACGGTTGTTTTTGACAGCCTCGATAAGTGTAAGGCATGCGACCTTGATCCAAGCCGAAAATATTGCCTGGCTGCCCAGACCACTCAGGATAAGCATATCTTTGATGCAATCAGCCGAGATTTGCAAAAACGTAAAGGACTTGATCTTGTTGTCCTTCACACAATATGCAATGCAACGAAGATGCGTCAGGATGAAGCGACTAAAATAGCGGAAAAAACTGATTTTGTAATTGTTGCCGGAGGTTATAACAGCAGTAATACCAGGCGACTTGCCCAGGTTATTGAAGCCAACGGAACGGCAGCTTTGCATATCGAAACAGCGGCGGATCTGCCTCTTGATGATTTGCGTAACTTCAAGAAGGTCGGCCTGACTGCCGGAGCTTCAACCCCTAAGAAAATTGTTGATGAAATACAGCGGACTTTAGAGTCGTTATAGGAGAGTTTGTTGAAAGCTACTGAGAAAGAAGTTTCTCTGTTGGGAACTTTTCAACCAGAGAATAGCGGGGCAATGACCTGCGCTGATGTTTTGACGCAATTACGTTACATCCGGAAACCTTTGTTTATTGTGAATGGCACGGATGGGCATAAGGTGTCGTTGCAGGCAGGCACCATCGGCAAGACATCGGACAGCCTTCAGCACAGCAAGCATTTCTCAGGAATGATTTTGCCCTGTTCTCTGGAAAGCCTTGGGGATCCTCAGTTTTGTGCCGATCATGATATTAATTTGCCCTATGTCGGAGGTTCCATGGCAAAAGGCATAAGCTCTGTTTCCATGGTACAGGCGTTTGGCCGGGCGGGAATGCTGGGTTTTTTCGGAGCAGCAGGGTTAGGGCTTGAGACTGTTGAAAGCGCTATCGACACTTTGTCTCAAGGTGATTTCCCTTATGGTGTGAACCTGATTCATAGCCCTGCAGAGCCTGAGCTTGAAAAAGCACTCGTGGAACTCTATCTGCGTCGTGATGTTCATCTCATCGAAGCTTCTGCTTTTCTATCTCTGACTTTGCCGATTATTCGTTACCGGACCCATGGGATTTACCGTAACTCCCAGGGGGATGTGGTTACACCGAATCGGGTTATTGCCAAAATCTCCCGGGAAGAAGTCGCTGCCCGTTTTTTTGCTCCGCCCCCGGAGAAGTATTTACGTCAGCTTGTTGATGACGGCCTCTTGACATCTGCGCAAGCTGAAATGGCAGCGGAAATTCCCGTTGCTCAGGATGTCACTGTTGAGGCGGATTCAGGCGGTCATACCGATAATCGTCCGGCGTTGTCACTGTTCCCGACAATATTGGCGCAAAAAGAGCGTTTTCAGGAAGAATATGGTTATCAGCAGAAACTACGCGTTGGTTTGGGAGGAGGTATCTCCACTCCTGCTTCTGCAGCCGCTGCATTTTCCATGGGAGCAGGTTATCTGGTCACGGGTTCAGTCAACCAGGCCTGCATGGAATCCGGAACCTGTGATGAAGTCAGGCAACTTTTAGCTGAAACTCGACAGGCTGATATCACCATGGCGCCATCTGGAGACATGTTTGAGATGGGGGTTAAGGTCCAGGTGGTAAAACGTGGCACAATGTTTTCTATCCGGGCGCATAAACTTTATGAATTATATCGTGCTTACGACAGTATGGACGACCTTCCTGTCGCTGAACGGGAGAAACTTGAGAAAACTTTTTTCCGTAGCCCTCTGGATACGATCTGGCAGCAGACACGGAGTTATTTTCAGGTTCGTGATCCGCGACAGGTAGAAAAAGCAGAGGGTGATCCTAAGTATAAAATGGCTCTCGTGTTTCGCTGGTATCTCGGGCAGTCACCTGTCTGGGCAAATAGCGGTGACGTATCGCGAAAGATTGATTATCAGATCTGGTGTGGTCCGTCCATGGGAGCTTTTAACGAATGGACTCGTGGTTCTTTCTTGGAAGAGCTCTGTCACCGCGAAGTCGTCACCGTTGGCTATAATATCCTTTTTGGTGCAGCTGTTCTCATGCGTGCAAATCAGCTCAGACAGCAGAACAGCCAATTTCAGTTTGATTCAAGTATGCTGGCACCTATGAATATTGAAGAGATTGAGGAGTTTATCAGTTGAATACTGACAGTGGAAAAGAACAATTAAAGCAGACGCCAGTCAACACGACACCAGTTGCTATTATCGGCATTGGTTCCATGTATCCTCAAGCGGATAACACTGCGAAGTTCTGGACCAACATAAAAAACCGGGTGGATGCAATCACAGAGGTTCCGGCGAGTCACTGGCGGGCTGAGGATTATTACGACCAGGACCCGAAGTCTGCGGATAAGGTCTACGCCAAGCTCGGTGGCTTTCTGTCTCCGGTCGATTTTAATCCGATGGACTACGGTATTTTGCCAAACGCTATTGAGGCGATTGATACATCACAGTTGCTGGGACTGTTGACAGTTGAGCAGGCGCTTAAGGATGCCGGTTATACCGCTGACAAGAGTTTTGATCGTGAGCAGGTCAGCGTGATTCTAGGCATTACCGGGACCTTGGAATTGGTAGTGCCGCTGGGAGCGAGATTGGGCTATCCGCGATGGAAAGAAGCTCTGGCAGATGCCGGTGTCGAAAAGGAACTGGCTGAAGATGTCATCAAAAGAATCTCCGATTCCTATGTCCCGTGGCAGGAAAATTCATTTCCCGGCTTACTTGGAAATGTTGTTGCCGGGCGAATCAGTAAACATTTTGACTTCGGTGGAACCAACTGCACTGTTGATGCTGCCTGCGGGAGCGCTCTCTGAGTGCTGTGAACCTGGCGATGCTAGAGCTCTCTTCCGGCCGTTCTGATATGGTGGTGACCGGGGGAATCGATACATTTAACGATATTTTTATGTATACCTGTTTCAGCAAAACTCCTGCATTGTCACCATCGGGGCACGCACGTCCTTATGATGCTGAAACTGACGGCACAACTCTCGGTGAAGGTTTAGGAGTTGTGGTGTTGAAACGTCTGGAGGACGCTGAACGTGATGGCGATAATATCTATGCTGTCATCAAGGGTCTTGGCGCTTCAAGTGATGGTCGTGGCTCAGCTATCTATGAGCCAAACGCAGAAGGACAGGCAAAATCACTCCTGCGGGCGTACCAGCAGGGGGGAGTTACGCCGGATACCATCGAGCTGATTGAAGGGCATGGAACCGGAACCCGGGTTGGTGATGCCGTTGAAGTTTCAGCATTGCACCAGGTTTTTGGTTCAGGAACAAAGCCCTGGTGTGCTCTGGGATCAATTAAATCCCAGATTGGTCATACCAAGGCAGCCGCGGGTGTTGCCGGGCTGATAAAAGCATCCCTGGCTCTGCATCATAAAATTTTGCCACCAACGATCAAAGTGAAGCTTCCACAGGAAAACCTGATGGCTGCGGATTCACCCTTTTATGTCAACACCGAACCGCGCCCCTGGATATCCAAAGCTGAACATCCCCGTCGCGCTGGAGTCAGTGCCCTCGGTTTTGGTGGCAGCAACTTCCACTGTCTCCTCGAAGAATATCAATCTGAGAAGTCATCCGTAGATTGGGATGGGGAAGTCCAAATTATTCCTTTTTCTGCGGCTTCTGATTCGGAATTGATAGGGAAATTAAAAGATTTTTCAGTGACCGGTGATTGGACTCAACTACGCCTGGATGCCGGACATCAAAGAAGCCAATATCGGTCCTCGGATCCTAAACGTCTTATTCTGGTGATAGATAAAAATCAGGCAGACCGAACCGGCCAGCTGAAAAAAGCTGTTTCAATGTTAGAGAAAAATCAAGGTCAACACTTCTGGGAGACTCCTGATGGAATCTACTATGCCGGAGGTGAGTTTGACGGTATCAATGCGTTTCTTTTTCCCGGGCAGGGTGCGCAATATCCAGGAATGCTGAAAGATCTTGCGCTGCAATTCCCTGAGTTTCTGGCCACCTTGGAAGACGCAGACCAGGCGTTTGCAAGCAGTGCAGATGTTCCTCCGGGAACATTAACGGAGAAAATTTATCCTCGCGCCCAATTTAATCCCGAAGATAAAAAAGAAGTCGTGACCGAACTCCAGGCCACTGAGGTTGCCCAACCTGCTCTTGGGGCGGTCAGTTTGGCAGCAGGGCGGGTTCTGGCTCGATTTGGCGTTACTGCCGAAGCCGTTGCCGGACATAGCTACGGAGAACTGACTGCTCTCTGTGCCGCTGAAGTGTTCACGACGGAAAGTTTGTATCAACTTTCACGTTTACGCGGTGAACTCATGGCTGCCGGAGAAGGTGATCGTGGTTCTATGGTGGCCGTTTCCGCACCTTTGGATCAGGTTGAGAGTTTTTTACAGGAAGAGAAATTAGATCTTGTCCTTGCAAATCGAAACACCCCGGAGCAGGCGGTTCTTTCCGGGGCAACTGTCGAGATTGAAAAGGCTATTAAACTTCTGAATCAGAGAGGGATCAACAACAAACAATTGGATGTTTCAGCTGCTTTTCACAGTCAGTTGATCGCTGCCGCAGCACGCCCTTTTTCAGAGCAGCTGGACAATGTTGTTTTTAAGGATTCCAGAAAACAAGTTTATTCAAACACAACTGGATCTGCCTATCCGGAGTCAGCAGCAGAAATCAGAGATTTGTTGGCGGAACAATTAGCTGCTCCTGTCGATTTTGTTTCTGAAATTGAAAGTATGTATGCGTCAGGGGTGAGAACATTTATTGAAGTCGGTCCTGGTGGGCGGTTAACCGGGATGGTCAAGGCGATTCTTGGCGATCGTCTTTATCAGGCGATTGCACTCGACTCCTCAAATGGCAAACGTTCGGGAAGTAATGATCTTGCAAGGATGTTGGCCAAGCTGGCCGTTCTTGGAAATGCCGTCAGCCTGTCGCTCTGGGACGAAAATTTTGCGACAACTCAAAATGCTTCGGAAAAGAAGAAAAAGGGGATCTCTGTTTCAATTTGTGGTGCCAATTTTTATAAGCGACCGGACAAGCGTCCTCCTCTGGCGTTGAAAAAAGATCAGCCGCTTAAAGATGCAGTCATGACATCAGGGAATGCTGTAGCAACAGCAGTTAAAGGTTCATCTCAGCAACAGGCTGCGGCACCAGTCGCTACCGCCAATCTGCAAGAAGCATTACGTCTTTCTCAACAAAGTATGCAGGCTTTGCAAGCGCTGCAAGAGCAGACCGCCAAGTTACATCAACAGTTTCTTGAAGGGCAACAATCAGCTACCCGTTCTTTTATGCAGCTGATAGGTCAACAGCGAGAATTACTGCAAGG
This window of the uncultured Desulfuromusa sp. genome carries:
- the mobB gene encoding molybdopterin-guanine dinucleotide biosynthesis protein B, producing the protein MAPPVISVVAKSGTGKTTLLEKLITELKKRGYRVGAVKHDAHNFSIDHEGKDSWRLTQAGADTTLITSAGKIAMIKQIPPDREPELSATLADYTADVDIVLTEGFKRSTMPKIEVHRRRLSKKLLCRGEHHDPSLFAVASDGELDLDVPVYNINDAAGLCDLIVAKFLSASNTHGK
- the ispH gene encoding 4-hydroxy-3-methylbut-2-enyl diphosphate reductase — its product is MEFVRAKSAGFCMGVSLALHKLDDIIEKKDIPGDIYILGSIIHNPQVVEEYAGKGVISADSPEEIPSGSIVVIRAHGITKQVQQSLSRRGIHVIDATCPKVKDACLLIEENTADDRVLLLFGEEFHPEVKCLLSYAAGETVVFDSLDKCKACDLDPSRKYCLAAQTTQDKHIFDAISRDLQKRKGLDLVVLHTICNATKMRQDEATKIAEKTDFVIVAGGYNSSNTRRLAQVIEANGTAALHIETAADLPLDDLRNFKKVGLTAGASTPKKIVDEIQRTLESL
- a CDS encoding PfaD family polyunsaturated fatty acid/polyketide biosynthesis protein → MKATEKEVSLLGTFQPENSGAMTCADVLTQLRYIRKPLFIVNGTDGHKVSLQAGTIGKTSDSLQHSKHFSGMILPCSLESLGDPQFCADHDINLPYVGGSMAKGISSVSMVQAFGRAGMLGFFGAAGLGLETVESAIDTLSQGDFPYGVNLIHSPAEPELEKALVELYLRRDVHLIEASAFLSLTLPIIRYRTHGIYRNSQGDVVTPNRVIAKISREEVAARFFAPPPEKYLRQLVDDGLLTSAQAEMAAEIPVAQDVTVEADSGGHTDNRPALSLFPTILAQKERFQEEYGYQQKLRVGLGGGISTPASAAAAFSMGAGYLVTGSVNQACMESGTCDEVRQLLAETRQADITMAPSGDMFEMGVKVQVVKRGTMFSIRAHKLYELYRAYDSMDDLPVAEREKLEKTFFRSPLDTIWQQTRSYFQVRDPRQVEKAEGDPKYKMALVFRWYLGQSPVWANSGDVSRKIDYQIWCGPSMGAFNEWTRGSFLEELCHREVVTVGYNILFGAAVLMRANQLRQQNSQFQFDSSMLAPMNIEEIEEFIS
- a CDS encoding beta-ketoacyl synthase N-terminal-like domain-containing protein; the encoded protein is MNTDSGKEQLKQTPVNTTPVAIIGIGSMYPQADNTAKFWTNIKNRVDAITEVPASHWRAEDYYDQDPKSADKVYAKLGGFLSPVDFNPMDYGILPNAIEAIDTSQLLGLLTVEQALKDAGYTADKSFDREQVSVILGITGTLELVVPLGARLGYPRWKEALADAGVEKELAEDVIKRISDSYVPWQENSFPGLLGNVVAGRISKHFDFGGTNCTVDAACGSAL
- a CDS encoding acyltransferase domain-containing protein, with translation MNLAMLELSSGRSDMVVTGGIDTFNDIFMYTCFSKTPALSPSGHARPYDAETDGTTLGEGLGVVVLKRLEDAERDGDNIYAVIKGLGASSDGRGSAIYEPNAEGQAKSLLRAYQQGGVTPDTIELIEGHGTGTRVGDAVEVSALHQVFGSGTKPWCALGSIKSQIGHTKAAAGVAGLIKASLALHHKILPPTIKVKLPQENLMAADSPFYVNTEPRPWISKAEHPRRAGVSALGFGGSNFHCLLEEYQSEKSSVDWDGEVQIIPFSAASDSELIGKLKDFSVTGDWTQLRLDAGHQRSQYRSSDPKRLILVIDKNQADRTGQLKKAVSMLEKNQGQHFWETPDGIYYAGGEFDGINAFLFPGQGAQYPGMLKDLALQFPEFLATLEDADQAFASSADVPPGTLTEKIYPRAQFNPEDKKEVVTELQATEVAQPALGAVSLAAGRVLARFGVTAEAVAGHSYGELTALCAAEVFTTESLYQLSRLRGELMAAGEGDRGSMVAVSAPLDQVESFLQEEKLDLVLANRNTPEQAVLSGATVEIEKAIKLLNQRGINNKQLDVSAAFHSQLIAAAARPFSEQLDNVVFKDSRKQVYSNTTGSAYPESAAEIRDLLAEQLAAPVDFVSEIESMYASGVRTFIEVGPGGRLTGMVKAILGDRLYQAIALDSSNGKRSGSNDLARMLAKLAVLGNAVSLSLWDENFATTQNASEKKKKGISVSICGANFYKRPDKRPPLALKKDQPLKDAVMTSGNAVATAVKGSSQQQAAAPVATANLQEALRLSQQSMQALQALQEQTAKLHQQFLEGQQSATRSFMQLIGQQRELLQGAQVPSAVAFATPPVAFSPEPLHVADPQPEVRIASSPEPIVETADKAAETAAVEPILLNIVAEKTGYPVDMLELEMALDSDLGIDSIKRVEILSPCRNNSPPPRPFARKILGLCRL